One genomic segment of Thermonema lapsum includes these proteins:
- a CDS encoding pyridoxal phosphate-dependent decarboxylase family protein codes for MYWERYTHHRIKERILQALKENINYNEYPILGVPATYLDEEEFYPDAPFLENAPFMQTLIANPNHIGVHTLDNGRSLKIFKGTQAIERELIEIVSEQVFQGEPKQQDGYIASGGTEANIQAVWIYRNYFQKEFGAAPHEIGVVYSDDTHYSIPKAANLLGLPSIIIPVEESSRLIQQEALEAKITEANEQGVRYFIIISNLSTTMFGSVDPVNVYTDFFVKHKLPFKLHIDGAFGGFIFPFVNRDPLYSFKNPHVTSIATDGHKMLQAPYGTGIFMIRKGYFDYVVTPQAQYIPGLDYTLCGSRSGANAVAVWMILRRYGSEGWKAKMEELLYRTDDLCASLDELGVKYYRHPNINIVAIRAEYVPVALAQKYFLVADSYQRAPKWWKIVVMPHVRQGFIDRFLEELAIHIKSKEMQL; via the coding sequence ATGTATTGGGAAAGATATACACACCATCGTATCAAAGAGCGCATACTGCAAGCGCTCAAGGAGAACATCAATTATAACGAATATCCGATATTGGGTGTACCAGCTACCTATTTAGATGAGGAGGAGTTCTACCCCGATGCACCTTTCCTCGAGAATGCCCCTTTTATGCAAACCTTGATAGCCAATCCTAATCATATAGGAGTACATACACTCGACAATGGGCGGTCGCTGAAGATATTCAAAGGGACTCAAGCTATTGAACGGGAGCTAATAGAAATTGTATCGGAACAGGTGTTTCAAGGGGAACCCAAACAACAGGATGGCTATATAGCCAGTGGCGGAACTGAAGCCAATATACAAGCTGTGTGGATTTACCGTAATTATTTTCAGAAAGAGTTTGGTGCTGCACCTCACGAAATTGGGGTTGTTTATTCGGATGACACTCACTACTCCATTCCCAAAGCAGCCAACCTTTTAGGATTGCCCTCTATTATTATTCCAGTAGAGGAAAGTAGCCGGTTGATTCAGCAAGAGGCTTTGGAAGCCAAGATAACAGAGGCTAATGAGCAAGGGGTTCGCTACTTTATCATCATTTCGAACCTTTCCACTACCATGTTTGGTTCGGTAGATCCCGTGAATGTGTACACAGACTTTTTTGTAAAACACAAGCTGCCGTTTAAATTACATATAGATGGTGCCTTTGGTGGTTTTATATTTCCTTTTGTGAACCGCGACCCTTTGTATTCTTTCAAAAACCCTCATGTTACTTCTATTGCCACTGACGGACACAAGATGCTGCAAGCCCCTTATGGCACAGGAATTTTCATGATTCGTAAAGGTTATTTTGATTATGTGGTAACCCCACAAGCGCAGTATATTCCGGGCTTGGATTATACGCTTTGTGGCAGCCGCTCGGGTGCCAATGCTGTGGCTGTATGGATGATACTACGCCGCTATGGCTCGGAAGGATGGAAAGCAAAAATGGAGGAGCTACTATACCGCACCGATGACCTTTGTGCTTCTTTGGATGAACTGGGTGTGAAATATTACAGACACCCCAATATTAACATAGTAGCTATCAGAGCAGAGTACGTGCCCGTCGCCTTGGCTCAAAAATATTTTCTGGTAGCCGACAGCTATCAGCGGGCACCTAAATGGTGGAAAATTGTAGTAATGCCTCACGTGCGACAAGGGTTCATAGACCGCTTTTTGGAGGAGCTGGCTATTCATATCAAAAGCAAAGAAATGCAACTATAA
- a CDS encoding radical SAM protein, with amino-acid sequence MRLVRHPVLCNYYLTYRCNARCSFCDIWERPSPYVQREAVFKNLKDARRLGVEIIDFTGGEPLLHRELPVFLEYAQKLGFITTVTTNALLYPKYAEALRGKIDMLHFSLDGADADTHNAIRGVHCFDHVMRSIEIALELGERPDILFTATNHNIQHIQSIWEKICLPHRLVLIINPVFHYNDVGEALSKESLMLLRKWAKKPWVYLNEAFLKLREQGGNDPQRPVCKAGSSTLVISPDNELIVPCYHLSAARFPIRNNLFDLYNSPEVQKWVALEGRLNACKGCAINCYMQPSFAVEMNAYWWLALRSTLKYNYLKGTWRRYLVQKIKARKL; translated from the coding sequence ATGAGACTTGTACGTCACCCGGTTTTGTGTAATTACTACCTTACTTATCGTTGCAATGCACGTTGCAGTTTTTGCGATATATGGGAGCGTCCCTCGCCCTACGTGCAGCGCGAAGCTGTATTTAAGAACCTAAAAGATGCCCGGCGGTTGGGAGTTGAAATCATCGATTTCACTGGCGGTGAGCCACTCTTACACCGCGAACTGCCCGTCTTTCTGGAGTATGCACAAAAGCTGGGGTTCATTACTACCGTTACTACCAACGCTTTGCTTTACCCGAAGTATGCCGAAGCACTGCGCGGGAAAATAGATATGCTCCACTTTTCGCTGGATGGCGCCGATGCAGACACACACAATGCCATCCGCGGTGTGCATTGCTTCGACCATGTGATGCGTTCTATAGAGATAGCTCTTGAGTTAGGTGAAAGACCCGATATTCTATTCACGGCAACGAATCACAACATTCAACACATTCAAAGTATCTGGGAAAAGATATGCCTTCCTCATCGTTTGGTGTTAATCATCAACCCAGTGTTTCACTACAACGACGTAGGCGAGGCGCTCAGCAAAGAAAGCCTGATGCTCCTTCGCAAATGGGCTAAAAAACCGTGGGTATATCTGAATGAGGCTTTTTTAAAATTGCGTGAACAGGGGGGGAATGACCCACAGCGCCCTGTATGCAAAGCTGGCAGCAGCACTTTGGTTATTTCACCCGACAATGAGTTGATTGTCCCCTGTTATCATTTGAGTGCCGCACGCTTCCCTATCCGGAACAATTTATTCGATTTGTACAACAGCCCGGAAGTACAAAAATGGGTAGCTTTAGAAGGACGCCTCAATGCATGCAAAGGATGTGCCATCAACTGTTATATGCAGCCTTCCTTTGCTGTAGAAATGAATGCTTATTGGTGGCTTGCTTTGCGCAGCACCTTAAAATATAATTACTTAAAAGGCACTTGGCGCCGCTATTTGGTTCAAAAAATAAAGGCAAGGAAGCTTTGA
- a CDS encoding class I SAM-dependent methyltransferase, protein MQLSKEWYKEWFNTPFYHILYKHRDEQEAREFIHNLAKKLHFTAGQKALDLACGRGRHALHLWNEGLDVLGVDLSRQNIAYAKQLERPRLCFAVHDMRLPYDFEAFDYVFNLFTSFGYFESDDENYRVVDAIAKKLKPGGQAVIDFLNPVYVMAHLKEEEEKHEEGITFFIRRLIDNGFVVKCIRFHYEGQDFEFFERVRLFYLDDFQQFFRKAGLSLQNVWGDYALSDYEEKSSPRMVMHLKK, encoded by the coding sequence ATGCAACTATCGAAAGAGTGGTATAAAGAATGGTTCAATACCCCTTTTTACCATATACTCTATAAACATCGCGACGAGCAGGAAGCCCGTGAGTTTATCCATAACTTGGCAAAAAAACTGCATTTTACTGCAGGGCAAAAAGCCCTGGACTTAGCTTGTGGGCGTGGACGTCATGCCCTGCATCTGTGGAATGAGGGCTTGGATGTGCTGGGGGTGGACCTTTCCAGACAAAACATTGCCTATGCCAAACAGCTGGAACGCCCTCGTTTGTGCTTTGCCGTTCACGATATGCGCTTGCCTTATGACTTCGAAGCTTTCGACTATGTGTTTAATCTCTTTACAAGTTTTGGCTATTTTGAATCGGACGATGAAAATTATCGCGTGGTGGATGCCATAGCCAAGAAGTTGAAACCGGGAGGGCAGGCTGTCATCGACTTTTTGAATCCGGTTTATGTTATGGCTCACCTCAAAGAGGAAGAAGAGAAACACGAAGAAGGCATTACCTTTTTCATTCGTCGATTGATTGACAATGGTTTTGTGGTAAAATGTATCCGTTTTCACTATGAAGGGCAAGACTTTGAGTTCTTCGAGCGGGTGCGCCTATTTTACCTCGATGACTTCCAGCAATTTTTCCGTAAAGCCGGCTTAAGTCTTCAAAACGTATGGGGCGACTATGCGCTTTCTGATTACGAAGAGAAAAGCTCGCCGCGCATGGTTATGCACCTGAAAAAATAG